The proteins below are encoded in one region of Bremerella sp. P1:
- a CDS encoding efflux RND transporter periplasmic adaptor subunit has translation MRFILMTLVGLTMVVSPALAQMPPTAVRAVPATMQTVEPHHRFTGSLKAVARGDVAALEDGRVLEVTVREGATVKKDDVIARIDARRLEAQKGELEAAFGTAEALIAQREAELRQANLDMDRSATLIRNNAISKQQHERSETELTIAQAKLATDRRRLDEIRRQLDLIQVRLDDTEVRAPYDGQVIMRHTEPGEWIKAGEPFVTLVSTGKVEAWLEIPERYAGIVSQYAQQVAVHIVGTDRKFVSASAKRVHEVHPRTRTFQYVLTLDAKDAILAPGMSVEAWLPTGPAKSSLTVPKDAIIRSAGMAYVFKAVENEGQTIAARTSVSVKFETGSLAVVESPQLTEGDMVVVEGNERLFPGTPIAVSKQPPMNSTTAVNLSSQSR, from the coding sequence ATGCGTTTCATCCTGATGACGCTCGTCGGACTGACGATGGTGGTATCTCCCGCGTTGGCACAAATGCCGCCGACGGCGGTTCGTGCGGTGCCTGCGACCATGCAGACCGTCGAGCCCCACCATCGCTTCACGGGAAGTTTGAAAGCGGTTGCCCGTGGTGACGTGGCTGCCCTGGAAGACGGTCGCGTGCTCGAGGTAACGGTCCGCGAAGGAGCGACCGTCAAGAAGGACGACGTCATCGCACGCATCGATGCTCGGCGACTTGAAGCCCAGAAAGGGGAACTCGAAGCCGCGTTCGGAACCGCAGAAGCGTTGATCGCTCAGCGAGAAGCGGAACTTCGCCAGGCCAACCTCGACATGGACCGCTCGGCAACGCTGATTCGCAACAACGCGATTTCGAAGCAGCAGCACGAGCGAAGCGAAACCGAACTGACCATTGCCCAGGCCAAGCTGGCCACCGATCGCCGTCGTCTCGATGAGATTCGCCGCCAGTTGGATCTGATTCAAGTGCGACTGGACGATACCGAAGTTCGTGCTCCGTACGATGGCCAGGTCATTATGCGTCACACCGAACCGGGCGAATGGATTAAAGCGGGCGAACCGTTTGTCACGCTTGTTTCTACTGGCAAGGTCGAAGCCTGGCTGGAAATTCCCGAACGTTACGCAGGCATCGTCTCGCAATATGCACAACAAGTGGCCGTGCACATCGTGGGGACCGATCGCAAGTTCGTTTCCGCATCGGCTAAACGCGTGCACGAAGTTCATCCGCGCACTCGCACGTTTCAGTATGTGCTGACGCTGGATGCCAAGGACGCGATCCTGGCTCCTGGTATGTCGGTCGAAGCCTGGCTGCCAACCGGGCCTGCTAAATCATCGTTGACGGTGCCTAAGGATGCCATCATTCGTTCCGCGGGAATGGCATATGTCTTCAAGGCGGTTGAAAACGAAGGACAGACCATCGCCGCCCGGACTTCGGTGAGTGTGAAATTCGAAACCGGCAGCCTGGCGGTCGTCGAGTCGCCTCAGCTTACCGAGGGAGACATGGTAGTGGTCGAAGGGAACGAGCGGCTATTCCCCGGCACGCCAATCGCGGTTTCTAAGCAGCCGCCTATGAACTCGACCACAGCCGTGAACCTGTCGAGCCAGTCTCGCTAA
- a CDS encoding TetR/AcrR family transcriptional regulator, with translation MGSETKSEIIEAGRKAMIAKSYNGVGLNEILTDAGVPKGSFYHFFKSKEELGVAVIEASVVENTEKLRQALTDPKLSPLNRLEQYFIWARDDINSRELRQECLICKLALELSSLSEPLRLAVRQGWDEWRVIMTDCLREAQEAGEIDSAHDPEALAEFMVYSFEGAMIRVQVDNHIRPVNQFLHFVFQVLLKQAG, from the coding sequence GTGGGCAGCGAAACAAAAAGCGAAATCATCGAGGCAGGCCGCAAGGCGATGATTGCCAAAAGCTACAACGGGGTCGGTTTGAACGAGATTCTGACCGACGCCGGGGTGCCTAAGGGGTCGTTCTACCACTTCTTCAAGTCGAAGGAAGAGCTGGGCGTGGCGGTGATCGAGGCTTCGGTGGTCGAGAACACTGAGAAACTTCGCCAAGCCTTAACCGATCCGAAGTTAAGCCCGCTAAATAGGTTGGAGCAATACTTCATTTGGGCTCGCGACGATATCAATTCGCGGGAATTGCGGCAGGAATGCCTGATTTGTAAGCTAGCTTTAGAATTATCCTCTTTGAGCGAACCTTTACGCCTCGCCGTGCGTCAGGGGTGGGACGAGTGGCGCGTCATTATGACCGATTGTCTTCGCGAAGCCCAGGAAGCTGGTGAGATTGACTCGGCCCACGATCCCGAAGCTTTGGCAGAGTTCATGGTTTACTCGTTCGAGGGAGCAATGATTCGCGTTCAAGTCGACAATCACATTCGACCGGTGAACCAGTTCCTGCATTTTGTCTTTCAGGTATTACTGAAGCAGGCAGGCTGA